Within Acomys russatus chromosome 7, mAcoRus1.1, whole genome shotgun sequence, the genomic segment GTGGCTCTCCTGAATTGCTCTGTGCTACAATTGCTTCCCTGTACTTGTTGGCACTGATCAGCAATGGAATGCTGATCCTGGTCATCACAATGGATGTCTACCTCCACGTTCCTATGTACCTCTTGCTTGGGCAGCTCTCTTTCATGGATCTTCTCCTCACATCAGTTATCAGTCCCAAGGCTGTCATGGATTTTCTGCTCAAGGACAACACAATCACCTTTGGTGGTTGTGCCCTTCAGATGTTCCTGGAACTGGCGCTAGGTAGTGCAGAGGACCTCCTCCTGGCCTTCATGGCCTATGACAGGTATGTGGCCATTTGTCATCCTCTGAACTACATGATCTTCATGAGGCCAACCATCTGCTGGCTTATGGTGGCCATATCCTGGATTCCAGCTTCCTTTAGTGCCATGGGATATACCATCTACACCATGCAGTATCCCTTCTGCAAATCCCGGCAGATCAGACACCTGTTCTGTGAGATCCCTCCATTGCTGAAGCTGGCCTGTGCAGACACCTCTAGGTATGAGCTCATGGTTTATTTGATGGGTGTGACGTTGCTTATTCCTCCTCTTGCTGCCATCCTGGCCTCATATGCACTAATTCTGTTCACTGTGCTCAATATGCCCTCAAATGAGGGCAGGAAGAAAGCCCTTATCACCTGCTCTTCCCACCtgactgtggttgggatgtactATGGGCCTCTCACAGTTATGTACATCCTGCCTAGCTCCTACCACACTTCCAAACAAGAAAATATCCTCTCATTTTTGTACACAATTGTCACCCCAGCTCTGAACCCTCTAATCTACAGCCTTAGGAATAAGGAAGTCAGTGGGGCTTTGAAGAGAGTCCTGGGAAAACGGCTGTTGCCAACACACCCTAACTTCTAGGCATCAGTAGAATCTGTCTTTCATATTCAAATCTTCTCAAAGCCAGAAAGTttctatttgaaatatttatcacAAAGCCCAGTGGTAATGAACTGAACTATGGAACTTTGTTCCTTTGTAAATGTTGTTTGAGTGTTGTCTTCATGAGGTATTTCATAGGATGAGATTCACTCAAGTCTATAATCACGCTTCTTTATCATAAAAATTAgttaagcattgagatgtaacaagaataaattaataaaaataaaaaaattagtttatgtTTTCCAATTAAGTTGTCATGTTACACAGATCTAAGGTATTACCACTTGATATAACCataaattttaaatcatattGGGCCACAACTAGGGGAAATGGTTTCAAGTGGTAAGCTCACATATAAATGTGGGAGGATTCATGAGGATTGcagttatttttcaaaatatcttgtttattatttaaactCAGATATAACTTTAATGTTCACTATAGGACTGAGTATGTTTCCATCAACCAAACTTGC encodes:
- the LOC127191830 gene encoding olfactory receptor 2AG1-like, whose translation is MEPWNSTLGSGFILVGILDGSGSPELLCATIASLYLLALISNGMLILVITMDVYLHVPMYLLLGQLSFMDLLLTSVISPKAVMDFLLKDNTITFGGCALQMFLELALGSAEDLLLAFMAYDRYVAICHPLNYMIFMRPTICWLMVAISWIPASFSAMGYTIYTMQYPFCKSRQIRHLFCEIPPLLKLACADTSRYELMVYLMGVTLLIPPLAAILASYALILFTVLNMPSNEGRKKALITCSSHLTVVGMYYGPLTVMYILPSSYHTSKQENILSFLYTIVTPALNPLIYSLRNKEVSGALKRVLGKRLLPTHPNF